The Cataglyphis hispanica isolate Lineage 1 chromosome 5, ULB_Chis1_1.0, whole genome shotgun sequence genome has a segment encoding these proteins:
- the LOC126849855 gene encoding RING finger protein unkempt isoform X5, which yields MKSDSKPLLTAQAEKANHYTYLKEFRVEQCPLFIQRKCTQHRPFTCFNWHFMNQRRRRPVRKRDRTFNYSADNYCTKYDETTGICPDGDECPFLHRTAGDTERRYHLRYYKTCMCVHDTDTRGFCVKNGPHCAFAHGNHDLRPPVYDIKEIQALENPDSDPNSSSNGPNILDKERNLMNEDPKWQDTNYVLSNYKTEPCKRPPRLCRQGYACPQYHNSKDKRRSPRKYKYRSTPCPNVKHGEEWGEPGNCEQGDACTYCHTRTEQQFHPEIYKSTKCNDVQQAGYCPRGVFCAFAHVDQEMSLARDMAVPIDCGANLADILSNALPPDKRSHDKDKPLSDSSNGSGEVSESASTSSLGSNSSHSKAPGAQLHNSNNTNSGINTAAQQKLTSILYNPSSLIQNEIRKQMIAIDSDPLLTKAEKAQQKQSLYIAYNLNGTLGSHSLATTVSPLSNSFYSNDTVESVVGNALDELHLDDPLNLVDSIHRDTNSPIGNSISAGLASSGLLGSSAPVNIPGMTERSVLTNYSPSTSSPLQQLQTGFLTGSRFSHQDSMESTLPFMNQISDPFSNHISQLSSSTSKLSGFNSSLFDFANQGMSPSRTQSTLPASPLVNPFSISPSNAGSLSEVQRLRDELTSSRAQLATWDERINQARTACAAWQMESEEAKRKASIAEQQRDEALMQIKALRVENETSNGGPYLHSVRRISELRSLSIATLKSIQSQLRSDLEEVEKVLYRETATKCMVCEEQNRAVTLSPCNHYVVCSTCAPNQRECPYCQTPVVSTS from the exons ATGAAGTCCGACTCGAAACCTTTGTTGACAGCTCAGGCGGAAAAGGCAAATCATTACAC ATACTTGAAAGAATTCCGCGTCGAGCAATGTCCTCTCTTCATACAACGCAAATGCACGCAGCACAGACCCTTCACGTGCTTCAACTGGCACTTTATGAACCAGCGGAGGCGCAGACCGGTGAGAAAGAGGGACCGCACCTTCAACTACAGCGCCGACAATTATTGCACCAAATACGACGAGACCACTGGCATCTGCCCCGATGGGGACGA GTGTCCATTTTTGCATCGTACCGCGGGTGATACAGAGAGACGTTATCATCTACGTTATTACAAGACATGCATGTGCGTCCACGACACTGACACGCGTGGATTTTGCGTGAAAAATGGCCCGCATTGCGCCTTTGCCCACGGCAATCACGATTTGCGTCCGCCCGTGTACGACATCAAGGAAATTCAGGCGTTGGAAAATCCCGATTCGGATCCAAATTCTTCATCCAACGGACCTAATATACTCGACAAGGAGCGAAATCTGATGAACGAGGATCCAAAGTGGCAGGACACGAATTATGTGCTGAGCAATTACAAGACCGAGCCGTGCAAAAGACCACCGAGGTTGTGCCGACAGGGCTACGCCTGTCCGCAATATCACAACAGCAAGGATAAGAGGCGCAGTCCacggaaatataaatatcg ATCGACGCCATGTCCGAATGTGAAACACGGCGAGGAATGGGGCGAGCCGGGCAACTGCGAGCAGGGAGATGCGTGCACGTATTGTCATACAAGAACGGAACAGCAATTCCATCCTGAGATCTACAAATCCACCAAATGCAACGATGTGCAACAGGCCGGCTATTGTCCACGCGGAGTCTTTTGCGCTTTCGCGCATGTTGACC AAGAAATGAGCCTGGCGAGGGATATGGCGGTACCTATAGATTGCGGCGCGAATCTGGCCGACATACTCAGCAACGCTCTTCCACCCGACAAGCGCTCACACGACAAGGATAAACCACTTAGTGACAGTAGT AATGGGAGCGGAGAAGTTTCGGAATCTGCCAGCACTAGCAGTTTAGGTAGTAACAGTTCCCATAGCAAGGCACCTGGTGCGCAACTgcataattctaataataccAATTCCGGCATAAATACGGCTGCGCAGCAAAAACTTACGAGCATACTCTATAATCCCAGTTCTCTCATACAA AATGAAATTCGAAAGCAAATGATCGCAATTGATAGTGATCCATTGTTAACTAAAGCTGAAAAAGCTCAACAGAAGCAAAGCCTCTACATTGCGTACAATTTGAATGGTACGTTAGGTAGTCATTCGTTAGCAACTACTGTTTCACCGTTGTCAAATTCGTTTTATTCAAACGACACTGTCGAATCTGTAGTAG GAAACGCATTAGATGAGTTACATTTAGATGATCCGTTAAATTTAGTCGATTCAATTCATAGGGACACAAATTCACCGATCGGCAATTCGATATCAGCAGGCCTAGCCAGCTCTGGTCTACTCGGTAGCTCAGCTCCGGTCAATATACCCGGCATGACTGAACGTTCCGTACTCACTAATTATTCGCCATCAACATCGAGTCCACTTCAACAATTACAGACTGGCTTTCTCACTGGATCAAGATTCTCTCATCAAGATTCCATGGAATCT ACATTGCCATTTATGAATCAGATATCGGATCCATTTAGCAATCATATTTCGCAGCTTAGCAGCTCAACTTCTAAGCTTAGTGGATTCAATAGCAGCTTATTCGATTTCGCAAACCAAGGAATGTCCCCGTCACGCACGCAATCCACTCTGCCGGCATCTCCATTGGTCAATCCATTTTCCATTAGCCCAAGTAATGCTGGATCATTGTCTGAG GTACAAAGACTTAGAGATGAATTGACCTCGAGCCGTGCACAATTAGCAACATGGGATGAACGTATTAATCAAGCGCGCACGGCTTGCGCGGCATGGCAAATGGAAAGCGAGGAGGCAAAAAGAAAGGCCAGTATAGCCGAACAACAGAGGGACgag GCTTTAATGCAGATAAAAGCGCTCAGAGTCGAGAATGAGACTTCTAATGGCGGCCCATATCTTCATTCAGTGAGACGAATAAGCGAACTCAGATCGTTATCGATAGCTACCTTGAAATCAATTCAATCGCAATTGCGCTCAGATCTCGAAGAAGTGGAAAAG GTGCTGTATAGGGAAACGGCAACAAAGTGCATGGTTTGCGAGGAACAAAATCGTGCGGTCACCTTATCGCCCTGCAACCATTATGTAGTCTGTTCGACGTGCGCTCCGAATCAGCGCGAGTGCCCGTACTGCCAGACTCCAGTCGTCTCAACAAGTTAG
- the LOC126849855 gene encoding RING finger protein unkempt isoform X6, whose protein sequence is MKSDSKPLLTAQAEKANHYTYLKEFRVEQCPLFIQRKCTQHRPFTCFNWHFMNQRRRRPVRKRDRTFNYSADNYCTKYDETTGICPDGDECPFLHRTAGDTERRYHLRYYKTCMCVHDTDTRGFCVKNGPHCAFAHGNHDLRPPVYDIKEIQALENPDSDPNSSSNGPNILDKERNLMNEDPKWQDTNYVLSNYKTEPCKRPPRLCRQGYACPQYHNSKDKRRSPRKYKYRSTPCPNVKHGEEWGEPGNCEQGDACTYCHTRTEQQFHPEIYKSTKCNDVQQAGYCPRGVFCAFAHVDQMSLARDMAVPIDCGANLADILSNALPPDKRSHDKDKPLSDSSNGSGEVSESASTSSLGSNSSHSKAPGAQLHNSNNTNSGINTAAQQKLTSILYNPSSLIQNEIRKQMIAIDSDPLLTKAEKAQQKQSLYIAYNLNGTLGSHSLATTVSPLSNSFYSNDTVESVVGNALDELHLDDPLNLVDSIHRDTNSPIGNSISAGLASSGLLGSSAPVNIPGMTERSVLTNYSPSTSSPLQQLQTGFLTGSRFSHQDSMESTLPFMNQISDPFSNHISQLSSSTSKLSGFNSSLFDFANQGMSPSRTQSTLPASPLVNPFSISPSNAGSLSEVQRLRDELTSSRAQLATWDERINQARTACAAWQMESEEAKRKASIAEQQRDEALMQIKALRVENETSNGGPYLHSVRRISELRSLSIATLKSIQSQLRSDLEEVEKVLYRETATKCMVCEEQNRAVTLSPCNHYVVCSTCAPNQRECPYCQTPVVSTS, encoded by the exons ATGAAGTCCGACTCGAAACCTTTGTTGACAGCTCAGGCGGAAAAGGCAAATCATTACAC ATACTTGAAAGAATTCCGCGTCGAGCAATGTCCTCTCTTCATACAACGCAAATGCACGCAGCACAGACCCTTCACGTGCTTCAACTGGCACTTTATGAACCAGCGGAGGCGCAGACCGGTGAGAAAGAGGGACCGCACCTTCAACTACAGCGCCGACAATTATTGCACCAAATACGACGAGACCACTGGCATCTGCCCCGATGGGGACGA GTGTCCATTTTTGCATCGTACCGCGGGTGATACAGAGAGACGTTATCATCTACGTTATTACAAGACATGCATGTGCGTCCACGACACTGACACGCGTGGATTTTGCGTGAAAAATGGCCCGCATTGCGCCTTTGCCCACGGCAATCACGATTTGCGTCCGCCCGTGTACGACATCAAGGAAATTCAGGCGTTGGAAAATCCCGATTCGGATCCAAATTCTTCATCCAACGGACCTAATATACTCGACAAGGAGCGAAATCTGATGAACGAGGATCCAAAGTGGCAGGACACGAATTATGTGCTGAGCAATTACAAGACCGAGCCGTGCAAAAGACCACCGAGGTTGTGCCGACAGGGCTACGCCTGTCCGCAATATCACAACAGCAAGGATAAGAGGCGCAGTCCacggaaatataaatatcg ATCGACGCCATGTCCGAATGTGAAACACGGCGAGGAATGGGGCGAGCCGGGCAACTGCGAGCAGGGAGATGCGTGCACGTATTGTCATACAAGAACGGAACAGCAATTCCATCCTGAGATCTACAAATCCACCAAATGCAACGATGTGCAACAGGCCGGCTATTGTCCACGCGGAGTCTTTTGCGCTTTCGCGCATGTTGACC AAATGAGCCTGGCGAGGGATATGGCGGTACCTATAGATTGCGGCGCGAATCTGGCCGACATACTCAGCAACGCTCTTCCACCCGACAAGCGCTCACACGACAAGGATAAACCACTTAGTGACAGTAGT AATGGGAGCGGAGAAGTTTCGGAATCTGCCAGCACTAGCAGTTTAGGTAGTAACAGTTCCCATAGCAAGGCACCTGGTGCGCAACTgcataattctaataataccAATTCCGGCATAAATACGGCTGCGCAGCAAAAACTTACGAGCATACTCTATAATCCCAGTTCTCTCATACAA AATGAAATTCGAAAGCAAATGATCGCAATTGATAGTGATCCATTGTTAACTAAAGCTGAAAAAGCTCAACAGAAGCAAAGCCTCTACATTGCGTACAATTTGAATGGTACGTTAGGTAGTCATTCGTTAGCAACTACTGTTTCACCGTTGTCAAATTCGTTTTATTCAAACGACACTGTCGAATCTGTAGTAG GAAACGCATTAGATGAGTTACATTTAGATGATCCGTTAAATTTAGTCGATTCAATTCATAGGGACACAAATTCACCGATCGGCAATTCGATATCAGCAGGCCTAGCCAGCTCTGGTCTACTCGGTAGCTCAGCTCCGGTCAATATACCCGGCATGACTGAACGTTCCGTACTCACTAATTATTCGCCATCAACATCGAGTCCACTTCAACAATTACAGACTGGCTTTCTCACTGGATCAAGATTCTCTCATCAAGATTCCATGGAATCT ACATTGCCATTTATGAATCAGATATCGGATCCATTTAGCAATCATATTTCGCAGCTTAGCAGCTCAACTTCTAAGCTTAGTGGATTCAATAGCAGCTTATTCGATTTCGCAAACCAAGGAATGTCCCCGTCACGCACGCAATCCACTCTGCCGGCATCTCCATTGGTCAATCCATTTTCCATTAGCCCAAGTAATGCTGGATCATTGTCTGAG GTACAAAGACTTAGAGATGAATTGACCTCGAGCCGTGCACAATTAGCAACATGGGATGAACGTATTAATCAAGCGCGCACGGCTTGCGCGGCATGGCAAATGGAAAGCGAGGAGGCAAAAAGAAAGGCCAGTATAGCCGAACAACAGAGGGACgag GCTTTAATGCAGATAAAAGCGCTCAGAGTCGAGAATGAGACTTCTAATGGCGGCCCATATCTTCATTCAGTGAGACGAATAAGCGAACTCAGATCGTTATCGATAGCTACCTTGAAATCAATTCAATCGCAATTGCGCTCAGATCTCGAAGAAGTGGAAAAG GTGCTGTATAGGGAAACGGCAACAAAGTGCATGGTTTGCGAGGAACAAAATCGTGCGGTCACCTTATCGCCCTGCAACCATTATGTAGTCTGTTCGACGTGCGCTCCGAATCAGCGCGAGTGCCCGTACTGCCAGACTCCAGTCGTCTCAACAAGTTAG
- the LOC126849855 gene encoding RING finger protein unkempt isoform X7, whose translation MKSDSKPLLTAQAEKANHYTYLKEFRVEQCPLFIQRKCTQHRPFTCFNWHFMNQRRRRPVRKRDRTFNYSADNYCTKYDETTGICPDGDECPFLHRTAGDTERRYHLRYYKTCMCVHDTDTRGFCVKNGPHCAFAHGNHDLRPPVYDIKEIQALENPDSDPNSSSNGPNILDKERNLMNEDPKWQDTNYVLSNYKTEPCKRPPRLCRQGYACPQYHNSKDKRRSPRKYKYRSTPCPNVKHGEEWGEPGNCEQGDACTYCHTRTEQQFHPEIYKSTKCNDVQQAGYCPRGVFCAFAHVDRECTLINLLPTEEMSLARDMAVPIDCGANLADILSNALPPDKRSHDKDKPLSDSSNGSGEVSESASTSSLGSNSSHSKAPGAQLHNSNNTNSGINTAAQQKLTSILYNPSSLIQNEIRKQMIAIDSDPLLTKAEKAQQKQSLYIAYNLNGTLGSHSLATTVSPLSNSFYSNDTVESVVGNALDELHLDDPLNLVDSIHRDTNSPIGNSISAGLASSGLLGSSAPVNIPGMTERSVLTNYSPSTSSPLQQLQTGFLTGSRFSHQDSMESLSSSTSKLSGFNSSLFDFANQGMSPSRTQSTLPASPLVNPFSISPSNAGSLSEVQRLRDELTSSRAQLATWDERINQARTACAAWQMESEEAKRKASIAEQQRDEALMQIKALRVENETSNGGPYLHSVRRISELRSLSIATLKSIQSQLRSDLEEVEKVLYRETATKCMVCEEQNRAVTLSPCNHYVVCSTCAPNQRECPYCQTPVVSTS comes from the exons ATGAAGTCCGACTCGAAACCTTTGTTGACAGCTCAGGCGGAAAAGGCAAATCATTACAC ATACTTGAAAGAATTCCGCGTCGAGCAATGTCCTCTCTTCATACAACGCAAATGCACGCAGCACAGACCCTTCACGTGCTTCAACTGGCACTTTATGAACCAGCGGAGGCGCAGACCGGTGAGAAAGAGGGACCGCACCTTCAACTACAGCGCCGACAATTATTGCACCAAATACGACGAGACCACTGGCATCTGCCCCGATGGGGACGA GTGTCCATTTTTGCATCGTACCGCGGGTGATACAGAGAGACGTTATCATCTACGTTATTACAAGACATGCATGTGCGTCCACGACACTGACACGCGTGGATTTTGCGTGAAAAATGGCCCGCATTGCGCCTTTGCCCACGGCAATCACGATTTGCGTCCGCCCGTGTACGACATCAAGGAAATTCAGGCGTTGGAAAATCCCGATTCGGATCCAAATTCTTCATCCAACGGACCTAATATACTCGACAAGGAGCGAAATCTGATGAACGAGGATCCAAAGTGGCAGGACACGAATTATGTGCTGAGCAATTACAAGACCGAGCCGTGCAAAAGACCACCGAGGTTGTGCCGACAGGGCTACGCCTGTCCGCAATATCACAACAGCAAGGATAAGAGGCGCAGTCCacggaaatataaatatcg ATCGACGCCATGTCCGAATGTGAAACACGGCGAGGAATGGGGCGAGCCGGGCAACTGCGAGCAGGGAGATGCGTGCACGTATTGTCATACAAGAACGGAACAGCAATTCCATCCTGAGATCTACAAATCCACCAAATGCAACGATGTGCAACAGGCCGGCTATTGTCCACGCGGAGTCTTTTGCGCTTTCGCGCATGTTGACCGTGAGTGTACACTCATCAATC TGTTGCCAACAGAAGAAATGAGCCTGGCGAGGGATATGGCGGTACCTATAGATTGCGGCGCGAATCTGGCCGACATACTCAGCAACGCTCTTCCACCCGACAAGCGCTCACACGACAAGGATAAACCACTTAGTGACAGTAGT AATGGGAGCGGAGAAGTTTCGGAATCTGCCAGCACTAGCAGTTTAGGTAGTAACAGTTCCCATAGCAAGGCACCTGGTGCGCAACTgcataattctaataataccAATTCCGGCATAAATACGGCTGCGCAGCAAAAACTTACGAGCATACTCTATAATCCCAGTTCTCTCATACAA AATGAAATTCGAAAGCAAATGATCGCAATTGATAGTGATCCATTGTTAACTAAAGCTGAAAAAGCTCAACAGAAGCAAAGCCTCTACATTGCGTACAATTTGAATGGTACGTTAGGTAGTCATTCGTTAGCAACTACTGTTTCACCGTTGTCAAATTCGTTTTATTCAAACGACACTGTCGAATCTGTAGTAG GAAACGCATTAGATGAGTTACATTTAGATGATCCGTTAAATTTAGTCGATTCAATTCATAGGGACACAAATTCACCGATCGGCAATTCGATATCAGCAGGCCTAGCCAGCTCTGGTCTACTCGGTAGCTCAGCTCCGGTCAATATACCCGGCATGACTGAACGTTCCGTACTCACTAATTATTCGCCATCAACATCGAGTCCACTTCAACAATTACAGACTGGCTTTCTCACTGGATCAAGATTCTCTCATCAAGATTCCATGGAATCT CTTAGCAGCTCAACTTCTAAGCTTAGTGGATTCAATAGCAGCTTATTCGATTTCGCAAACCAAGGAATGTCCCCGTCACGCACGCAATCCACTCTGCCGGCATCTCCATTGGTCAATCCATTTTCCATTAGCCCAAGTAATGCTGGATCATTGTCTGAG GTACAAAGACTTAGAGATGAATTGACCTCGAGCCGTGCACAATTAGCAACATGGGATGAACGTATTAATCAAGCGCGCACGGCTTGCGCGGCATGGCAAATGGAAAGCGAGGAGGCAAAAAGAAAGGCCAGTATAGCCGAACAACAGAGGGACgag GCTTTAATGCAGATAAAAGCGCTCAGAGTCGAGAATGAGACTTCTAATGGCGGCCCATATCTTCATTCAGTGAGACGAATAAGCGAACTCAGATCGTTATCGATAGCTACCTTGAAATCAATTCAATCGCAATTGCGCTCAGATCTCGAAGAAGTGGAAAAG GTGCTGTATAGGGAAACGGCAACAAAGTGCATGGTTTGCGAGGAACAAAATCGTGCGGTCACCTTATCGCCCTGCAACCATTATGTAGTCTGTTCGACGTGCGCTCCGAATCAGCGCGAGTGCCCGTACTGCCAGACTCCAGTCGTCTCAACAAGTTAG